The following is a genomic window from candidate division KSB1 bacterium.
GATGCCAAATCAGAAGATTACCGGGTTATTGAGATCAACGCGCGATTATCTCGAAGTTCAGCTCTGGCGTCCAAAGCGACAGGATATCCCCTGGCAGCAGTTGCGGCAAAATTATCGCTTGGCTATGCGCTGATTGATATTCCCAATTCAATCACCAAAATCACAAAAGCCAGTTATGAACCGGCCCTGGACTATATTGTGGTTAAAATTCCACGCTGGGATCTGAAAAAGTTCCGGCAGGTTTCCAACCGTCTCGGCTCAGGCATGAAATCCGTTGGCGAGATTATGGCAATCGGACGCAAATTCGAGGAAGCCCTGCAAAAAGGATTACGAATGTTGGAAATCGGCGCAAACGGTTTGCTGCAAAACGAAAAGATCAAGATCGATGATATCGAAAAAGAACTTGCCGAGCCCACAGATATGCGGGTTTTTGCCATTGCAGAGGCCATAAAATCTGGATATTCCGTTGATGACATTCATCATTTATCTTATATCGACAAGTGGTTCCTGTATAAATTTCAAAACCTGGTCAATATTGAACAACAGCTGTTAAAAGTGGGAGAACAGCGCTGCCCGCAGGATCTTTTACTGGAAGCCAAGCAGCATGGATTTTGCGATAAGCAGATCGCAGGCGCTCTGGAGACCACGGAATTGGATGTCAGGGATCTCCGCAAAGCATACAATATCATTTCTTATGTCAAGCAGATTGACACACTGGCTGCTGAATATCCGGCACAAACGAATTATTTATACCTGACCTATAATGCCTCGGAAAATGATCTAAATTTTACAGAACGCAACTCCGTCATGGTTCTTGGCGGCGGCGCTTATCGGATCGGCAGCTCGGTAGAATTTGACTGGTGCTGTGTAAATTCAGTCATGACCCTGAAAAAACTGAACTACAAAACCATCATGGTCAATTATAATCCGGAAACAGTGAGTACGGACTATGATGAATGCGACAAACTCTATTTCGACGAACTCACCTTTGAAACCGTACTTGATATCTATGAGAAGGAAAACGCGGTCGGTATTATCCTGTCCATGGGCGGACAAATTCCGAACAATCTGGCTGTTCAACTGGATCAGGCGGCTGTCAATGTACTCGGCACATCGGCCAAGAACATTGATAATGCCGAAAGCCGCCACAAATTTTCGCATATGCTGGACGAATTGAAAATTGATCAACCGGAATGGAATGAACTCCAGTCTATTGACGGAGCCATTGAATTCGCGCGCTCCGTCAACTATCCGGTATTGGTTCGTCCCTCCTATGTACTCAGCGGTGCGGCAATGAGCGTGGCATCCAACGACAATGAATTGAAAAAATTTCTCAACAAGGCATCAGATATTTCCAGTGAACACCCGGTGGTCATTTCAAAGTTTATAGAGAACGCCAAAGAGATTGAAATTGATGCAGTTGCCCAGGAAGGTGAACTCCTGGTATACGCTATCAGTGAGCATGTGGAGAATGCTGGAGTTCACTCAGGGGATGCGACGTTGGTGCTTCCTCCACAACGCACCTATCTTGAGACCACAAGACGCATCAAAAAGATCGCCCGCAAGATTGCTCAAACCTTGCAAATCAACGGCCCCTTTAATATGCAATTCGTTGCCAAAGACAATGAAGTCAAAGTGATCGAATGTAATGTGAGAACTTCACGCAGTTTTCCGTTCGTATCCAAAATCTTTAAAGTAAATTTCATTGATA
Proteins encoded in this region:
- the carB gene encoding carbamoyl-phosphate synthase (glutamine-hydrolyzing) large subunit, with the translated sequence MIEKPNKIIILGSSALKIGEAGEFDYSGSQAIKALKEEGVYTILVNPNIATIQTSDHLADQVYFLPVTPHFVEQVIEKEKPDGILLSFGGQTALNCGVQLEKDGILARYGVKVLGTPVETINNTEDRDLFIQKLNEIDVKTPRSFAVSNVEEALARAREIGFPIMLRIAFALGGLGSGLCHDEEHVRERAQMALSYTDQILIEEYLLGWKEVEYEIVRDQYDNCISVCNMENLDPMGIHTGESIVVAPSQTLTNSEYHKLREIAIRTVRHLGVVGECNIQYALDAKSEDYRVIEINARLSRSSALASKATGYPLAAVAAKLSLGYALIDIPNSITKITKASYEPALDYIVVKIPRWDLKKFRQVSNRLGSGMKSVGEIMAIGRKFEEALQKGLRMLEIGANGLLQNEKIKIDDIEKELAEPTDMRVFAIAEAIKSGYSVDDIHHLSYIDKWFLYKFQNLVNIEQQLLKVGEQRCPQDLLLEAKQHGFCDKQIAGALETTELDVRDLRKAYNIISYVKQIDTLAAEYPAQTNYLYLTYNASENDLNFTERNSVMVLGGGAYRIGSSVEFDWCCVNSVMTLKKLNYKTIMVNYNPETVSTDYDECDKLYFDELTFETVLDIYEKENAVGIILSMGGQIPNNLAVQLDQAAVNVLGTSAKNIDNAESRHKFSHMLDELKIDQPEWNELQSIDGAIEFARSVNYPVLVRPSYVLSGAAMSVASNDNELKKFLNKASDISSEHPVVISKFIENAKEIEIDAVAQEGELLVYAISEHVENAGVHSGDATLVLPPQRTYLETTRRIKKIARKIAQTLQINGPFNMQFVAKDNEVKVIECNVRTSRSFPFVSKIFKVNFIDIATRVIMGHHVPKIDRSVFDLEYVGVKAPQFSFTRLVGADPTLGVEMASTGEVACLGDDFEEAFLKALLSVGYKLPIKNVLLSTGPIESKAEFLNSSSLMQKMGINFYATEGTADFMQANGICVTKLHWPLSDKKPNVIEYLENEKIDLVINIPKNFQEEELTNDYTIRRKAVDYAIPLFTNLKLARRFIESISRKSIKQLKIKSWEEYQ